From the Streptomyces sp. NBC_00390 genome, the window CGGCCCGTGGAACAAGCCGACGGCGCACCCCATTCTGCTGGTCGGCACCACCTACGACCCCGCCACCCCCTACTCGGGCGCCCAGGCCATGGCCAGAGAACTGGCCAACGCCCGCCTGCTCACCAACAGCGGCTACGGGCACACCGCGCTGGTCAACCCCAGCAGCTGCGTCAACGAGCACGAGAGCCGATACCTCATCGACGGCACCCTCCCCCCGGCCGGAACCACGTGCCAGCAGGACACGCCCCCGTTCTCCGCAACCAAGCCGCGCGGCGGGGTAGGCACCGGCGGCGGCGGAATGGCCGACAGAGTCTCCTGAGTCCGGCTTCCGAGGAAGGCCACACGTCCCGGGCTCGCCACGCCTGAGAGGCGCCCGCCTGCCCCGGGGCGTTGCCGGCACGGTCCGGGCCGCGCCCGGGAAACGCCGGTCCGCCCCGGGGCATCGCCGGCCCTGGCCGGGCCACGCTCAGGAGCGCACCCCGCCCCGAGCTTTCAGCACACGTGGCGGTCGCGCTCCGCCGAGTACAGGTGGCTGTCCCTGAACTGGGACGCCGACAGGGTGCGGCCCACCAGGATCACCGCCGTGCGGACCACTCCCGCCGACTTTACCTGGGACGCGATGTCCTCCAGTGTGCCCCGCAGGATCAGCTCGTCGGGGCGGCTGGCCATCGCCACGACCGCGGCCGGGCAGTCGGCCCCGTAGTGCGGGAGCAGCTCGTCGACCACCCGGTCCACGTACCGTGCCGCCAGGTGCAGTACCAGCAGTGCCCCGCTGCGGCCCAGCGTCGCCAGGTCCTCGCCCTCCGGCATGGGGGTCGCCTGCTGGGCGATGCGGGTCAGGATGACGGTCTGGCCCACGGTCGGGACCGTGAGCTCCCGCTTCAGCGCCGCCGCCGCGGCGGCGAACGCCGGTACGCCGGGGACGACTTCGTACGGAACCCCGGCCGCGTCCAGCCGCCGCATCTGCTCGGCGACCGCGCTGAAGACCGACGGGTCGCCCGAGTGCAGCCGGGCCACGTCGTGGCCCTCCTCGTGCGCGCGGACCAACTCCGCGGTGATCGCGTCGAGATCGAGCTGCGCGGTGTCCACGAGGCGTGCGTCCGGCGGGCATTCGGCCAGCAGCTCGGTCGGCACCAGTGACCCCGCGTACAGGCACACCCCGCACGATGCCAGCGTCCGCGCCCCGCGCACGGTGATCAGGTCGGCGGCGCCGGGGCCCGCCCCGATGAAGTACACGGTCATGGCATCTCTCCAGTCTTGGTGACGGACCATTGGGTGACGGGCATGGCCTGGCGCCAGCCGGTGAACCCGCCCACGGGTACGGCGTGCGCGACGGAGAGCCGCACCAGCTCGCCGCCCGAGGACCGGCGGCGTTCGGCCAGCAGCGCCTCGGACTCCAGCGTCACCGTGTTGGCGACCAGACGCCCGCCCTCGGGCAGCGCGTCCCAGCAGGCGTCCAGCAGGCCGGGCACGGTCAGCCCACCGCCGATGAACACCGCGTCGGGCACGGGCAGTCCGGCCAGCGCCGCGGGTGCGGCGCCGCCGACGACGCGCAGGGCGGGGACGCCGAGCGCTTCGGCGTTGCGGGCGATGCGCCCGGCGCGCACGGCGTCGCGTTCGACCGTGATCGCGCGGCAGGAGCGGTGCGTGCGCATCCATTCGATGGCGATGGAGCCGGAGCCGCCGCCGATGTCCCACAGCAGTTCGCCGGGGGCGGGGGCGAGCGCGGCGAGGGTCGCGGCGCGGACATGGCGCTTGGTGAGCTGGCCGTCGTGCTCGTACGCCTCGTCGGGAAGTCCAGGAGCGGCGGAGAGCCGCAGCGCGCCCTCGGCCAGGCGGCAGTCCACGGCGATGACGTTCAGGGCGTCGCCCGCCGGCTCGTCCCATGTCCCGGCGACGCCCTCGACATGGCGCTCACCTTCCGCGCCGAGCTGTTCGAGCACCCGCATACGGCTGGGCCCGAACCCGCGGTCGCGCAGCAGCGCCGCGACCTCTGCGGGGGTGGCCGCCCCGGCGCTCAGCACCAGGACCCGGCGGCGGTGGTGCAGCGCGGCCGTGAGCTGTGCGGTGGGGCGCCCGACGAGTGTGACGACCTCGGTGTCCTCGACGGGCCAGCCGAGGCGGGCGCAGGCGTACGAGACGGAGGACGGGTGCGGCAGCACCCGCAGCGCGTCCCGGCCCAGCTCCTCGGTGAGCGTGCGGCCGATGCCGTAGAACATCGGGTCCCCGCTGGCCAGTACGGCGATCCGCCGCCCCGCACGGGCGGCGAGCAGACCGGCTACGGCGGGCCGCAGCGGGCTGGGCCAGGCCACCCGCTCACCCGCGCAGTCGGCGGGCAGCAGCTCCAACTGCCGTGTGCCGCCCACGATCACCTCGGCGTCGAGCAGTGCCTCACGCGCGCTCCCCGGGAGACCGGGCCAGCCGTCGGCGCCGATCCCGACGACGATGACGGCTGGTGAGGGCGGTGCGGGGATCACTGACGAAGTACCTCGGGCATCGGGAGAAGATCGAGCCGCACTCTACTGGCCCCATGGCCCGGCGGAGCCCGCGGCCGGGGTGGGGACGCTCACACCGCTCCCGCGGGCCGTGGCCCGTACGCGGGTCCGTGCGTCGCCGCCGCTCGGGCACGGCCGTCCACGACTCTCGCCGACCTCGCACACCGGAAGGGCACGACATGAGATCTTCGACCGGGGGAGCATCACCAACAGGGGTGTGAAGGGGGAGAGTTGTGACGACGGGCAGGGACCGGTCCCGGATGATCGCCACCGACGACAGTCATCGGGTGACTCCGGCCGAGCTGTTCTTCGACCTGGTCTTCGTGTACGCGATCACCCAGGTCACCGCGCTGATGGCGGCCGGCCCGTCGATCCTGAGGCTGGTCGGCGGAATGGTGGTGCTGGCCCTGCTGTGGTGGTGCTGGTGCTGCTTCGCCTGGCTGGGCAATGTGGTCAGGGCCGACACGGGCTCACTGTTCGGTGTCCTGGTCGCCGTGATGGCCGTGGTGCTGATCGTCTCGCTGACGGTGCCGGGGGTGTTCGCGGATGCCGAAGGCGGCCTTCCCGCACCTTTGCTGTTCGTCCTCTGTTACGGCGCGGTCCGGATGCTGCACCTGGTCACCTACTGGCTGGCGAGCCCGGGCGACCGGGCGCTGCACGCGACGCTGCGGCGCACCGCGCTGCTGTCCGTGGCCCCGCCGTTCGTGCTGTTGCTGGTCGGCAGCGCCTTCACGGGCCTCACCCAGGTGCTCATCTGGCTCGGCGCGGTCGCCATCGACTACGGCGGGATCTACATCACCGGTTCCTCGGGCTGGCGGGTCGTCTCGCCGGGGCACTTCGCCGAGCGGCACGGACTCATCGTGATCATTGCGCTGGGTGAGTCGATCGTCGCCATCGGGGTGGGCGTCTCGGGCCTGCCCGTCGACGTACCCGTGATCGTCGCTGCCGCCGCCGGCCTGCTGGTCGTCGCCGGACTGTGGCGGCTGTACTTCCGTCAGGTCGGCGAAGCGGCCGAGCACCGGCTGTCCGCTCTCACCGGCGACGACCGCACCCGGCTGGCTCGCGACGTGTACACGTTCCTGCACCTGCCGCTCGTCGCCGGCGTCGTGCTCTGCGCACTGGGCATGAAAAAGGTCCTGACCCAGGTCGCCGACTCCGGGCACTACAGCCTGTCCGAGCCGCTCCACGGAGTCGTGGCCTGGGCGCTCACCGGAGGGGTGGGCATCTTCCTCCTCGGCTCCGCAGCCATCATCTTGCGCACCACCGGGCGAGTCCCCACTGTCCTGATCGCCGGCGGGCTGGTCTGCCTGGCCGCGGGCGCGGTCGTGGTCCTGATGCCCGCGCTGGTCGCCCTGGTGCTCCTGGGCGCAGCGGTGGCGACCATGCTGATCGTGCACGGCCGGACCACCCGGGCCGTGGAGGCCGGCCCCGCCTGAGGGCACGCGGACCGGGCGCGGACCGGGAACCCGGGCGTGCCCCGAAGGCGTCGGACCCGGGGGACCGGGCTCAGCCCGAGGACGCGGACCGGCCCGCCGCCCGCCCGAGGGCAGGGCACACTGAAGTCATGTGCCGCAGCATCAAGACCCTCCGTCCGCCCGTGCTCCCCGAAGAGGCCACCGAGCAGGACATCAGAGCCGCAGCCCTGCAGTTCGTCCGCAAGGTGTCCGGATTCCGTGCCCCCGCGGCGCACAACCGCGAGGTGTTCGACGAGGCCGTCGACGAGATCGCCGAGGCGACCCGCAAGCTGCTCGAAGGCCTGGAAGTGCGCGGGTCCGGGCCCGCTAAGCGGCCGGATCGGCAGCCTGAGCCGGACGCCGCATGACATACGCCGCCACCGAGCCCGCCCCGAACAGCGCCAGGACCGAGACGGCCACGCCGATCCACGTCGCGCCCAGCCACTGGCCGCCGAAGTAGCCGAGCCCCACGCTGTAGCCCGCCCAGGCCACCCCGGCCAGGGCCGACCACGGCAGGAACTCCTTCACCTTGCGGTGCGAGGCGCCCGCGCCGAGCGAGACGACCGAGCGGCCCGCCGGTGCGAAGCGCGCGATCACCACCAGCGCGCCGCCGCCGCGGCTCAGTGCCACGCCGATTCGTTCCTGCGCCCGGGTCAGCCGTCGTGAGCGTGCGATGGCCCGGTCCAGGCGGTCACCGCCCCGCCAGGCGAGCCGGTAGGCGACGAGATCGCCGAGTACGGACGCGGTCGCCGCGCACAGGACGAGGGCGAGCAGCGAGGGGACCTCTTGCGGTACCTGCTTGGCCGTTCCCGCCACGGCCGCGGCGGCGGCCGCGGTGCCGGCCGTCGACCCGGCGGCTGCCGCGGTGGCGGCAGTGATCACCAGAACTCCGCTGGGCAGCACGGGAACGAAGACGTCGAGAAGGACGGACAGCCCGATCACGGCATAGATCCATGGACTGCCGAGCAGCGACCCCACACTCTCGAACACCTTGACTCCCCGTTTCAGCGACAGTTGCACAGCGTACGCCGGGGGGACACGGTGAGATCGGCAGGGGCGGACGACGTCGCACGTATCGGCCATGTTCGAACGGACGGACGACACGCCCGGCCCCTCCTGGACAGGGGGCCGGGCGTACTGCATGCGGACGCGGATCAGGCAGTGGCCGCGGGCGCCTGGTCCCTGCCGTCCTGCCGCGCCGAGCCCTCGCCGCGCGAGGCGAACAGCTTGTCCAGTGCGAGGGCGCCCGGACCGGTGAACACCAGCAGCAGGAACGCCCAGCAGAACATGACGGGCAGTTCGCCGTCGTTCTGCAGCGGGAACAGCGCCTTCGACTGGTGCTCCGTGAAGTACGCGTACGCCATGGCGCCCGAGGCGAGGAACGCGGCGCTGCGGGTGCCGATTCCGGCCAGTATCAGCACGCCGGCGACGAGCTCGATCACCGCGGCGTACCAGAAGGGCCAGGTGCCGGACGGCACGGAGTCGCGGCCGAGGACGCCGAAGAGCGAGGCGGCGCCCTGGCAGGCGAAGAGCAGCCCGACGACGATCCGGAACAGGCCGAGCACATAAGGCTGGGCCTGGTTGAGACGGGAGGGCAGCGAGGGCGCGGCCATGGGGACTCCTTCGGTTGGGGACGTGCACCGAGGGCGCCAGGTTAGGCAGCCCTAATAGATACTTGCAAGTTCAACATTCGGGTTTTCGCGGATTGCCGTCCGGTCTTCACCGTTCGTGACCGTGCCGAGCACGGCCCGCGCCACCGCGTCGGCGTCCGACAGAGTCACCGAGTCGACACCCGGCCGGGCGCCGGCCGCGGTGACCCAGTGCACCCCCTCGGTCGGCACCCCGAACGCGAACCGCCGTGCGTGCGCCCGCCCCTGCCGGTTGATCAGGCGGTACGGACGGGGGGTGACATCCAGCCCTCCCGTCTCGTAGCCGTCGATGGTGTGCGGCCGGCACTGGCCGGTCTTCAGCAGCCGCCCGAGCAGTTCGTCGGTGGTCCTGCGCAGGCGGGGCTCCGGCAGCCGGGCCTCGATGAGGGTGGTCGCCCTCACCGCCGAGCCCGGCACATCGGGCGACTCGGCGGTGAACACGCCGTCCGCCGTCCCGATCTGCGTACGCGGCCCGACCACTTCCAGCACCCCGGCCTCGATCAGCGCCGTCATCTCCTCGATGCGGCGGCGCGGTGGGCCGATGGAGAGAAAGGCGTTCAACGGCGTGTACCAGCGGTCCAGATGGTCACGGCGCGAGATGCCGGAGAGCCCGCCGTGGTCCACGATCTGCCGCAGCTCGTTGCGCAGATCGCGCAGCACGTCCAGCGCGGCCTTGAGCGGTCCGGCGACATTGCCCAGCGCGGCCTGCGCCACGTCCCGGCGTAGCCTGCCGACCAGCCAGGCCCGGTGGTCGGCGCGGGAGGCGAAGACCTTGTGCGCGGCCGGGCGCGAGATCGCCTCCCACGACCACCGGTCGGTACCGGGGATCCCGTACGCGTCCAGTACGGCGGCCTCCTCCGCGCTGCCGTGCCGCGCGCCGAGGAACCGGGACCGGAAGCCGCGCGCCGCGCCGCCCCTGCCTGCGGCGAGCAGGGCCTCGTAGTGGACCGTCTCCACCTCCTTGGCGACCAGGGGCCAGATCTCCGCCAGGAAGTCCGGCGGATCGCCCGCCTCGGTCCGCCTGCGGAAGGCCGAGATCGCCTCGGGGGTCAGCAGCAGCGGTTCATGACGTCCGGACGCGCCCTTGGCGTTGTCGCCGCGCGCCTGGTAGGGAACACCGCGCCGGGACCCCGCGTACAGCCGCGGCTCGCGCCCCGACGGCCGGTAGACCAGCGTGCCACCGCCGGGCGGCCGGGTGAAGGAGCCGCCCCGGCCGGTCGTCAACAGGGCCATGTGATCGAAGAAGTTGAGCCCGAGGCCGCACAGCAGCACCGCTTCACCGGGCGCGACGGCCGAGAGGTCGAGGTCCGCGGGGTTGGCGGGCGGGAAGTGGCGCAGGCGCGGACGGCGGGCGGCGTAGTCGGCCAGATGGGCGGTGGACTGACCGCATACCACCGGGAGATGCCCCTGGGCGAGGACCACCGCGGCCAGTCCGCCGAGCACCGCCCCGTCGTCCAGGACGAGGGTCTGGCGCGGTGCGGGCTCACCGTGCGGTGCGTCCCGGTCGTCCTCCAGGCGTACGGCGCGGGCCCGGTGGACCAGGACCGCCACGGTGGCGGGGGCGTTGTCCACGGCCGTGCGGAACGCCCACCGCAGATAGCGCCCGTAGCAGGCACGCGTCGGATAGTCGTCGGGCCCGAGCCGCTCGTCGGCGTGGGCCGCGGCCCACTCGTACAGGCTCGGCCCCGGGCGTATCGGTCCCTCGCAGCCGACGCTGTCGTCGGTGAACACGGTGACCTGTGAGGCGACCGTGTTCATCAGCAGTTCGGTGGACTGGTCGGTGCGCCACACCCGGCCGGGACCGGCGGGTGCGGGGTCGACGACATGCACCGTCAGCACAGTGTCGGGGGCCAGTTCGGGAATCGAGGCGCAGAGGCGTTCGAGCACCGAAGTGCCGCGGGGACCCGCACCGACCAGAGCGATGGCTGCGGAGGAATGCGCGCGGGGAGATATGGGAGGAGCTGCGGGGGAAACTGCGGACAAAACACTGACTCCCGGGGCATGTGGGGTGCGTGTGGAGCGTGGAGCACATGGCGTGGGGCGCATGAGGAAGCGGATCGTCCGCCTCATCATGCCCCCGTCGCCCCGGGAGTCGAAGGGTCTGGCCGGAATTCAGCCGCCGCTGCGGGCGCCGTCGCGGTCCGCTGCCGCCGGCCCCCGCCCCTGGTTCGGCGTCAGATCCCGTTCGTCCACGGTCACCAGTCGCGCACCCGCGCCGCGTACGTCCCGATTCGCCTGCTTCTGTGCCTGGTCAAGACGCAGTGACGCCGAACGTCCGCGCAGGGTCAGCGTCATGAGCTGATTCCCGAACCACGGCCCGCCCGTTCTGCGCCAGCTGACAAGGGGCCTGGTCACGCGGCCGTGCCGTCTCAGCGCACGCCCCACCCACCGTCCGGCCCGGCTCCAGCCGAACCGGAAACCGAGCCGTATCACGAGCGGGATCGAGTTGTGCACGGGCGAGCAGGTCAGTTGCAACACCCGGGCATGCGGCGGCGCGACACCGGACTGCCCGTCCGCCTCCGCGTCCGGGTGCCGCCACTTCGCCCGCCACCTCGGCTCCGCGATGTACGCGTGATGCACATCGCCCGACAGCACGCACACCGTCGCGGGCGCGTCCGGCCCGCTGCCCACCTCCGCGATCAGCCGCGTCAGTTTCTGGAACGAGGACGGAAAGGCCGCCCAGTGCTCCAGGTCGGAGCGGCGGCGCAGATCCTCGCCGAATCCCGCCCAGCGCGCCCCGCGCTCTCCGCGGCACAGCGCCGCGACCCACCCCTCCGCGGAATGGATCAGCTGGGGAAGCAGCCACGGCAGCGAGGAGCCGACGAGGAGGTGGTCGTACGAGCCCGGCGCCTGGAACGCCTGGTCGCGCAGCCACCGGGCCTCCTCCTCGTCGAGCATCGCGCGGTTCTGCTCGTCGAGGACCCGGGCGGCGCGGTTGTCGACCATCAGCAGCCGGGTCCGGCCGAAGTCGCGGCGGTAGCTCCAGCGGGCGGCGGCCGGTTCGGCGGCGGCCTGGGCCGCGAAGTGCCGCAGCGCGTCGGTCCCGTCGGGTGTGGCGCGCACCGCGGCGTACAGCGGGTCCTCGGCCAGCTCGGCCGGGGAGAGGTTGCCCAGATGCTGGTAGACCCAGTAGGACATCAGCCCGCTGAGAATCCGTTCCCGCCACCAGGGAGTCGCCCGCATGTCCGCCAGCCACGCGGCGCTGGTGTTCCAGTCGTCGATCACGTCGTGGTCGTCGAAGATCATGCAGCTGGGGACGGTGGAGAGCAGCCAGCGGACCTCGGGGTCCTGCCAGGACTCGTCGTACAGCCAGGTGTACTCCTCGTAGTCCGCGACCTCGAAGCCGGGGGCTTCCTGCGGATTGCGGCGTGCGTCGATCCTGCGTCGGGTCGCCTTCGACGTCTCGTCCGCGTACACCTGGTCGCCGAGCAGCAGCAGGACGTCCGGCCGTTCGGCCCCGGGGTCGGCGGCCAGCCGCGTGGCGAGGGTGTCCAGCGCGTCGGGGCCGATCGGGTCGCGCTCGTCGGCGGGCGACGTCGCCCAGCGGCAGGACCCGAACGTGATCTGTGCGGCGTCGGCGGCCGGCGCGGGGGTACGGATCGTGCTCGCCGGGAACGGGGAGTCGGCCTGCGGCCAGACCCGGCGGCTGTCGAGCAGCACCTCGTACTCGGTCGTCGAGCCGGGGGTCAGCCCCCGCACGGGGATCAGCGCGTAGTGATGCCCGGCGACCTGGAACGTGTGCGCCGAGCCATGCGCTCCGGACGCGCAGCGGACCTCGGCCGTGCACGGCCGGTCCGCCTCGATCCAGACGGTCGCGTGGTCGCCGGACTCCCAGTCCACGTACCGCAGCAGCGGTCCCAGGCGAAGCCCGGTCATGTGTGCCCCTCTCCGTCGCTCCGTACGGTACGGAACGACGGAGAGAGGCGGGCCGGTTCCACGCGAATTCTGCGTGTCCGCAGCTGGTCAGGACCGGATCGGGGGAGTCAGCAGCCGTTCAGGATCGACTGGAGCGTGCTCTTCTCGGCGGAGTCGACCTTCAGGCCCCAGTAGTACTTCGTGTGCACCCACATCCGGGCGTAGGTGCAGCGGTACGAGGTGACCGACGGCAGCCACTCGGACGGGTCCTTGTCGCCCTTGGCCTGGTTGACGTTGTCGGTGACGGCGATCAGCTGCGGCCGGGTGAGGTCGTTGGCGAACTGCTGCCGCTTCGAGGTGGTCCAGCTGTTGGCGCCCGAGCGCCAGGCCTCGGCCAGCGGGACGATGTGGTCGATGTCGACGTCGGAGGCGGCGTACCAGGTGGCGCCGTCGTACGGCGAGTACCAACTGCCGCTGGTCGCGGCACAGCTGGAGTCCTGGACGACGCCCGAGCCGTCGCGCTTGAGGACGACCTCGCGCGTGTTGCAGGCGCCCGACTGGGTGATCCAGTGCGGGAAGAGGTCCCGGCTGTAGCCGGTGGTGGAGCCCTCGGCAGCCACGGTCAGCTGGCTGAGGTACGTACGGGCGGTGGCGGCGCTGACGGGGGTGGGCGGCGCGGCCTGGGCGGCGGGAGCGGTGGCGAGCAGACCGGTGGTGGCCAGGGCGGATGCAGCGGCGAGCACGGCTATTCGGCGGATTCGACGCGCGTAGACGCGGGACATGTGAACTCCTCTGCGGTGGGGGTGCTTGGCCTCCCCCTCGCCCTTGTGGCGTGGGAGGTGCCCCGATGGGCGTGGCCATGCTGGCGGCGCCAGGTTTCTCGGGGATGGGCGCCAGGTAACAGGGTGGCGACATGGGCACGTCACATCAAGACGTGCGCGTGTGTTCCCCGCACGTTCTGACACACCGGCACGAATGTTTCACCGTCGTAGGGTTGCCGGGTGCTGCTGCCGGTGAACCTCACCCTCGGGGCGGTCCTGGCCGCCCTCCTGACCCTTGCGGCGACCGTCGCCGCGCTCGCCCGCCTGGGCCGCTCCCGCGAGATCGCTGTCGCCGGTGTGCGGGCCGCCGTGCAACTCGCCGCCGTCTCCCTGGCTATCGGGTGGGTGGTCAAGGCGGTGCCGCTGCTGCTCGCCTTCCTGCTGCTGATGTACGCGGTCGCCGTGCGCACTGCCGGCCGGCGCATCACCCGTAACGGCACCTGGTGGTGGGCCGGTGTGCCGATCGCCGTGGGTGTGCTGCCGGTCGTCGCCACCCTGCTGCTCACCGGTCTGGTCCCGGTGAAGGGCATCGCGCTGATCCCGGTCACGGGGATCCTCATCGGCGGCGCGCTCACCGCGACCGTGCTGAGCGGGCGCCGTGCCCTGGACGAGCTGGAGTTGCGCCGGGGCGAGGTGGAGGCGGGCATGGCGCTCGGCCTCGCCGACCGTGACGCGCGGATGGAGGTGGCGCGCGAGCCCGCGTCCGACGCACTTCTGCCGGGTCTCGACCAGACCCGGACGGTGGGCCTGGTCACCCTCCCCGGCGCGTTCGTCGGGATGCTGCTGGGCGGGGCGTCACCGCTGGAGGCGGGCGCGGTGCAGCTGTTCGTGCTCGTCGCGCTGATGGCGGTGCAGGCCGTGGCGGTCGCACTGGTGCTGGAGCTGGTGACCCGGGGACGGCTGCACCGGGACGGCGGCGAGGAGAAGGGCCTGACGTCCTGACGTCCGGGCGCCCGCGCGGGCAGGGCTGCCCGGACCCTGGCCGGGTGGACGCCGCCCAGGCCGTCCGGGAGGTGTGCTCGCCCACACCCGTGCCACCCCCGGCGGGATGCTCACGTACGCTGTACGGAGTCAGAAGGGGAGTAGCTCTTCGCCGGACCGTCGACATACTGCTGGGCCTCGCGCCCGGCCGGCGCCCGGAGGCGGCCTTGTGAGGCTGCCGGCGAGACCTTCGGCCGCAGTGTCCATGCATGTATTCATGGCGCTGCCGTGCCGAAGCGACCCCTGAAACGCTCAGGACTCTCGGCAGGGCGGTGCCCGACCGATTGAGGACCCCCATCCATGATCAGCTTCACCGTCATGGCGATCACGTTCGGCGTCGTCTTCCTCGCCGAACTGCCCGACAAGACCGCGCTCGCCGGTCTGATGCTGGGCACCCGCTACCGCGCCTCCTACGTCTTCGCCGGAGTCGCCGCCGCCTTCGCCGTCCATGTCGCCCTGGCCATCGCGGCGGGCAGTGTGCTGACCCTGCTGCCGCACCGGCTCGTCCAGGCGGTGGTCGGCCTGCTCTTCCTCGCGGGCGCGCTGATGCTGTTGCTGAAGAAGAGCGACGGCGAGGAGGAGCACATCAAGGCCCCGGCGGACCAGTCCTTCTGGAAGGTCTCCGGGGCGGGCTTCATGCTCATCCTGGTCGCCGAGTTCGGCGATCTGACCCAGATCATGACGGCCAATCTGGCGGCCCGCTACGACAGCCCCGTCTCCGTCGGGCTCGGCGCGGTGCTGGCCCTGTGGGCGGTCGCCGGCATGGGCATCCTCGGTGGCCGGACGCTGATGCAGTACGTCCCGCTGCGGCTGATCACCAGGGTCGCGGCCTGCCTGATGCTGGCGCTGGCCGGATTCAGCCTCTACGAGGCGCTCGCCGGCTGAGCCTCGCGGCCCTGGCCCGCATCTGCACGCGTGAACCTGACTGCGGAGGCCGACGGTGCGACGGCACCTGCTGCCGCTCGGCCCGAGCCGGGGGCGGGCCTGACGGACGGCGCTGGCCGGAGGGGGCGTGGTCGCACGCCCCCTCCGGGCACCGGCTCAGGCGGCCGGGTCGGCGACGCGCAGTTCGATCGTGCCGTCCGCGTGTGCGGTCACTGCGAGGCGGGTCAGGTCCGGTACGTGCACGTCCGGCGCGAAGGCCGCGGCCCGCGGGCCCACGCCGACCACAGGCATCCCAGCCGCATGGGCCGCGGTGATGCCCGCCTCGGAGTCCTCGAAGGCCACGCAGTCGCCCGGGGCGAAGCCCAGCTCGGCCGCACCCTTCAGGAAGCCCTCCGGGTCCGGTTTGCTCGCCCCGACGCGCTCCGCGGTCACCCGCACCCGCGGCATCGGCAGTCCGGCGGCGGTCATCCGGACC encodes:
- the cobM gene encoding precorrin-4 C(11)-methyltransferase; this translates as MTVYFIGAGPGAADLITVRGARTLASCGVCLYAGSLVPTELLAECPPDARLVDTAQLDLDAITAELVRAHEEGHDVARLHSGDPSVFSAVAEQMRRLDAAGVPYEVVPGVPAFAAAAAALKRELTVPTVGQTVILTRIAQQATPMPEGEDLATLGRSGALLVLHLAARYVDRVVDELLPHYGADCPAAVVAMASRPDELILRGTLEDIASQVKSAGVVRTAVILVGRTLSASQFRDSHLYSAERDRHVC
- the cbiE gene encoding precorrin-6y C5,15-methyltransferase (decarboxylating) subunit CbiE yields the protein MIPAPPSPAVIVVGIGADGWPGLPGSAREALLDAEVIVGGTRQLELLPADCAGERVAWPSPLRPAVAGLLAARAGRRIAVLASGDPMFYGIGRTLTEELGRDALRVLPHPSSVSYACARLGWPVEDTEVVTLVGRPTAQLTAALHHRRRVLVLSAGAATPAEVAALLRDRGFGPSRMRVLEQLGAEGERHVEGVAGTWDEPAGDALNVIAVDCRLAEGALRLSAAPGLPDEAYEHDGQLTKRHVRAATLAALAPAPGELLWDIGGGSGSIAIEWMRTHRSCRAITVERDAVRAGRIARNAEALGVPALRVVGGAAPAALAGLPVPDAVFIGGGLTVPGLLDACWDALPEGGRLVANTVTLESEALLAERRRSSGGELVRLSVAHAVPVGGFTGWRQAMPVTQWSVTKTGEMP
- a CDS encoding low temperature requirement protein A, with amino-acid sequence MTTGRDRSRMIATDDSHRVTPAELFFDLVFVYAITQVTALMAAGPSILRLVGGMVVLALLWWCWCCFAWLGNVVRADTGSLFGVLVAVMAVVLIVSLTVPGVFADAEGGLPAPLLFVLCYGAVRMLHLVTYWLASPGDRALHATLRRTALLSVAPPFVLLLVGSAFTGLTQVLIWLGAVAIDYGGIYITGSSGWRVVSPGHFAERHGLIVIIALGESIVAIGVGVSGLPVDVPVIVAAAAGLLVVAGLWRLYFRQVGEAAEHRLSALTGDDRTRLARDVYTFLHLPLVAGVVLCALGMKKVLTQVADSGHYSLSEPLHGVVAWALTGGVGIFLLGSAAIILRTTGRVPTVLIAGGLVCLAAGAVVVLMPALVALVLLGAAVATMLIVHGRTTRAVEAGPA
- a CDS encoding DUF2277 domain-containing protein, with the protein product MCRSIKTLRPPVLPEEATEQDIRAAALQFVRKVSGFRAPAAHNREVFDEAVDEIAEATRKLLEGLEVRGSGPAKRPDRQPEPDAA
- a CDS encoding DedA family protein; amino-acid sequence: MFESVGSLLGSPWIYAVIGLSVLLDVFVPVLPSGVLVITAATAAAAGSTAGTAAAAAAVAGTAKQVPQEVPSLLALVLCAATASVLGDLVAYRLAWRGGDRLDRAIARSRRLTRAQERIGVALSRGGGALVVIARFAPAGRSVVSLGAGASHRKVKEFLPWSALAGVAWAGYSVGLGYFGGQWLGATWIGVAVSVLALFGAGSVAAYVMRRPAQAADPAA
- a CDS encoding DoxX family protein, coding for MAAPSLPSRLNQAQPYVLGLFRIVVGLLFACQGAASLFGVLGRDSVPSGTWPFWYAAVIELVAGVLILAGIGTRSAAFLASGAMAYAYFTEHQSKALFPLQNDGELPVMFCWAFLLLVFTGPGALALDKLFASRGEGSARQDGRDQAPAATA
- a CDS encoding FAD/NAD(P)-binding protein — protein: MSAVSPAAPPISPRAHSSAAIALVGAGPRGTSVLERLCASIPELAPDTVLTVHVVDPAPAGPGRVWRTDQSTELLMNTVASQVTVFTDDSVGCEGPIRPGPSLYEWAAAHADERLGPDDYPTRACYGRYLRWAFRTAVDNAPATVAVLVHRARAVRLEDDRDAPHGEPAPRQTLVLDDGAVLGGLAAVVLAQGHLPVVCGQSTAHLADYAARRPRLRHFPPANPADLDLSAVAPGEAVLLCGLGLNFFDHMALLTTGRGGSFTRPPGGGTLVYRPSGREPRLYAGSRRGVPYQARGDNAKGASGRHEPLLLTPEAISAFRRRTEAGDPPDFLAEIWPLVAKEVETVHYEALLAAGRGGAARGFRSRFLGARHGSAEEAAVLDAYGIPGTDRWSWEAISRPAAHKVFASRADHRAWLVGRLRRDVAQAALGNVAGPLKAALDVLRDLRNELRQIVDHGGLSGISRRDHLDRWYTPLNAFLSIGPPRRRIEEMTALIEAGVLEVVGPRTQIGTADGVFTAESPDVPGSAVRATTLIEARLPEPRLRRTTDELLGRLLKTGQCRPHTIDGYETGGLDVTPRPYRLINRQGRAHARRFAFGVPTEGVHWVTAAGARPGVDSVTLSDADAVARAVLGTVTNGEDRTAIRENPNVELASIY
- a CDS encoding alkaline phosphatase D family protein, whose product is MTGLRLGPLLRYVDWESGDHATVWIEADRPCTAEVRCASGAHGSAHTFQVAGHHYALIPVRGLTPGSTTEYEVLLDSRRVWPQADSPFPASTIRTPAPAADAAQITFGSCRWATSPADERDPIGPDALDTLATRLAADPGAERPDVLLLLGDQVYADETSKATRRRIDARRNPQEAPGFEVADYEEYTWLYDESWQDPEVRWLLSTVPSCMIFDDHDVIDDWNTSAAWLADMRATPWWRERILSGLMSYWVYQHLGNLSPAELAEDPLYAAVRATPDGTDALRHFAAQAAAEPAAARWSYRRDFGRTRLLMVDNRAARVLDEQNRAMLDEEEARWLRDQAFQAPGSYDHLLVGSSLPWLLPQLIHSAEGWVAALCRGERGARWAGFGEDLRRRSDLEHWAAFPSSFQKLTRLIAEVGSGPDAPATVCVLSGDVHHAYIAEPRWRAKWRHPDAEADGQSGVAPPHARVLQLTCSPVHNSIPLVIRLGFRFGWSRAGRWVGRALRRHGRVTRPLVSWRRTGGPWFGNQLMTLTLRGRSASLRLDQAQKQANRDVRGAGARLVTVDERDLTPNQGRGPAAADRDGARSGG